The proteins below are encoded in one region of Pseudomonas sp. SCB32:
- a CDS encoding NAD-glutamate dehydrogenase: protein MAFFTAASKADFQQQLQTALAQHVDDKGMPQVALFAEQFFGFISLDELTQRRLSDLVGCTLSSWRMLERFDPAQPEVQVYNPDYEKHGWQSTHTAVQVLHPDQPFLVDSVRMELNRRGYSIHTLQTNVLSVRRNGKGELLEILPKGTHGKDVHQESLMYLEIDRASHIGELRTLEKSLLEVLGEVRLAVADFPDMRAKAEDLLAWLGKSKSKVRAEETAEVRAFLQWLLDNHFTFLGYEEFTVADETDGGRMVYDEKSFLGVTKLLRTGLSQQELHIEDYAVAYLREPLLLSFAKASHPSRVHRPAYPDYVSIREIDAKGKVLREFRFMGLFTSSVYNDSVTQIPSIRGKVLEVERRSGFDANAHLGKELAQVLEVLPRDDLFQTSVDELFATAMSIVQIQERNKIRLFLRKDPYGRFAYCLAYVPRDIYSTETRIKIEQVLRERLKASDCEFWTFFSESTLARVQFILRVDPKNRIDVDAAQLEQEAIQACRSWQDDYAALVLENFGEGQGNNLLEDFPKGFPAGYRERFAPHFAVVDLQHLSSLSDKRPLVMSFYQPLAQGEQQLHCKLYHADSPLALSDVLPILENLGLRVLGEFPYRLRHTNGREYWIHDFAFTYAEGLDVNIQELNETLQDAFVHIVNGDAENDAFNRLVLTAGLPWRDVALLRAYARYLKQIRLGFDLGYIASALNAHVDIARELVRLFKTRFYLARKLTVEDLTDKQQKLEQAILTALDDVQVLNEDRILRRYLDLIKATLRTNFYQPDAAGQNKSYFSFKFNPKAIPEIPRPTPKFEIFVYCPRVEGVHLRFGDVARGGLRWSDREEDFRTEVLGLVKAQQVKNAVIVPTGAKGGFIPRRLPVGGTRDEIQAEAIACYRIFISGLLDITDNLKEGQVVPPANVVRHDPDDPYLVVAADKGTATFSDIANGISADYNFWLGDAFASGGSAGYDHKGMGITARGGWVSVQRHFRERGIDVQKDNVTVIGIGDMAGDVFGNGLLMSDKLQMVAAFNHMHIFLDPNPDPAASFAERQRMFNLPRSSWADYDASLISAGGGIFLRSAKSITLTPEVRARFDIDAERLTPTELINALLKAPVDLLWNGGIGTYVKSSKETHADVGDKANDGLRVDGRELRVKVVGEGGNLGMTQLARVEFGLNGGACNTDFIDNAGGVDCSDHEVNIKILLNEVVTAGDMTSKQRNKLLAEMTEQVSGLVLGNNYKQTQALSLAERRARERIAEYRRLMTDLEGRGKLDRALEFLPTDDALAERIAAGQGLTRAELSVLISYSKIDLKEQLLGSLVPDDDYLTRDMETAFPQTLVDTFGPAMRKHRLKREIVSTQIANDLINHMGITFVQRLKESTGMTPANVAGAYVIVRDVFHLPHWFRQIEALDYQVPAEVQLTLMDELMRLGRRATRWFLRSRRNEQDAARDVAHFGPRIAALGLKLNELLEGPTRELWQARYQGYVDAGVPELLARMVAGTSHLYTLLPIIEAADVTGRDPADVARAYFALGSELELTWYLQQISSLPVENNWQALAREAFRDDLDWQQRAITVSVLQMNDGPAEIDQRVVLWLAQHAPMVERWRAMLVDLRASSGTDYAMYAVANRELLDLAQSNQHGACIP from the coding sequence ATGGCGTTCTTCACCGCAGCCAGCAAAGCCGACTTCCAGCAACAACTGCAGACGGCCCTGGCGCAGCACGTCGACGACAAGGGCATGCCACAAGTGGCCCTGTTCGCCGAACAGTTCTTCGGTTTCATCTCCCTCGACGAATTGACCCAGCGCAGGCTGTCCGACCTGGTCGGCTGCACCCTGTCGTCCTGGCGCATGCTGGAGCGGTTCGATCCCGCCCAGCCCGAGGTGCAGGTGTACAACCCCGATTACGAGAAGCACGGCTGGCAATCCACCCACACCGCCGTGCAGGTGCTGCATCCGGACCAGCCGTTCCTGGTCGATTCGGTGCGCATGGAACTGAACCGCCGCGGCTACAGCATCCACACCCTGCAGACCAACGTGCTCAGCGTGCGTCGCAACGGCAAGGGCGAGCTGCTGGAAATCCTGCCCAAGGGCACCCACGGCAAGGACGTGCATCAGGAATCGCTGATGTACCTGGAGATCGACCGCGCCTCCCATATCGGCGAGCTGCGCACGCTGGAGAAGAGCCTGCTCGAGGTGCTGGGTGAGGTTCGCCTGGCGGTGGCCGACTTCCCGGACATGCGCGCCAAGGCCGAAGACCTGCTGGCCTGGCTGGGCAAATCCAAGTCCAAGGTCCGCGCGGAAGAGACCGCCGAAGTGCGCGCCTTCCTCCAATGGCTGCTGGACAATCACTTCACCTTCCTCGGCTACGAGGAATTCACCGTCGCCGACGAGACCGACGGCGGGCGCATGGTCTACGACGAGAAGTCCTTCCTCGGCGTGACCAAGCTGCTGCGTACCGGCCTCAGCCAGCAGGAACTGCACATCGAAGACTACGCGGTGGCCTACCTGCGTGAGCCGCTGCTGCTGTCCTTCGCCAAGGCCTCGCACCCCAGCCGCGTGCATCGCCCGGCCTACCCGGATTACGTGTCGATCCGCGAAATCGATGCCAAGGGCAAGGTGCTGCGCGAGTTCCGCTTCATGGGGCTGTTCACCTCCTCGGTCTACAACGACAGCGTGACCCAGATCCCGTCGATCCGTGGCAAGGTGCTCGAAGTCGAGCGCCGCTCCGGCTTCGACGCCAACGCGCACCTGGGCAAGGAACTGGCGCAGGTGCTGGAAGTGCTGCCGCGCGACGACCTGTTCCAGACCTCGGTGGATGAGCTGTTCGCCACCGCCATGTCCATCGTGCAGATCCAGGAACGCAACAAGATCCGCCTGTTCCTGCGCAAGGACCCCTACGGCCGCTTCGCCTACTGCCTGGCGTACGTGCCGCGCGACATCTATTCCACCGAGACGCGCATCAAGATCGAGCAGGTCCTGCGTGAGCGCCTGAAGGCCAGCGACTGCGAGTTCTGGACCTTCTTCTCCGAGTCCACCCTGGCGCGCGTGCAGTTCATCCTGCGCGTCGATCCGAAGAACCGCATCGACGTTGATGCCGCGCAGCTTGAACAGGAAGCGATCCAGGCCTGCCGCTCCTGGCAGGACGACTACGCCGCGCTGGTGCTGGAGAACTTTGGCGAAGGCCAGGGCAACAACCTGCTGGAAGACTTCCCCAAGGGCTTCCCGGCCGGTTATCGCGAGCGCTTCGCCCCGCACTTCGCGGTGGTCGATCTGCAGCACCTGTCCAGCCTGTCGGACAAGCGTCCGCTGGTGATGAGCTTCTACCAGCCGCTGGCCCAGGGTGAGCAGCAGCTGCATTGCAAGCTGTACCACGCCGATTCGCCGCTGGCGCTGTCGGATGTCCTGCCGATCCTGGAGAACCTCGGCCTGCGCGTGCTCGGTGAGTTCCCCTACCGCCTGCGCCACACCAATGGCCGCGAGTACTGGATCCACGACTTCGCCTTCACCTACGCCGAAGGCCTGGACGTCAACATCCAGGAGCTCAACGAGACCCTGCAGGACGCCTTCGTCCACATCGTCAATGGCGATGCCGAGAACGACGCCTTCAACCGCCTGGTGCTGACCGCCGGCCTGCCGTGGCGCGACGTCGCGCTGCTGCGTGCCTACGCGCGCTACCTCAAGCAGATCCGCCTGGGCTTCGACCTGGGCTACATCGCCAGCGCGCTGAACGCCCACGTGGACATCGCGCGCGAACTGGTGCGCCTGTTCAAGACCCGCTTCTACCTGGCGCGCAAGCTCACCGTCGAGGACCTGACCGACAAGCAGCAGAAGCTGGAGCAGGCGATCCTCACGGCGCTGGACGATGTCCAGGTGCTCAACGAAGACCGCATCCTGCGGCGCTACCTCGACCTGATCAAGGCAACCCTGCGCACCAACTTCTACCAGCCGGACGCGGCCGGGCAGAACAAGAGCTACTTCAGCTTCAAGTTCAACCCGAAAGCCATTCCGGAAATCCCGCGCCCGACGCCCAAGTTCGAAATCTTCGTTTACTGCCCGCGCGTGGAAGGCGTACACCTGCGCTTCGGCGACGTGGCCCGCGGCGGCCTGCGCTGGTCCGACCGCGAGGAAGACTTCCGCACCGAGGTGCTGGGCCTGGTGAAGGCGCAGCAGGTGAAGAACGCGGTGATCGTGCCCACGGGCGCCAAGGGCGGCTTCATCCCGCGTCGCCTGCCGGTCGGCGGCACTCGCGATGAAATCCAGGCCGAGGCCATCGCCTGCTACCGCATCTTCATCTCCGGTCTGCTGGACATCACCGACAACCTCAAGGAAGGCCAGGTCGTGCCGCCGGCCAACGTGGTGCGCCACGATCCGGACGATCCCTACCTGGTAGTGGCGGCCGACAAGGGCACCGCGACCTTCTCCGACATCGCCAACGGCATCTCTGCCGACTACAACTTCTGGCTCGGCGACGCCTTCGCCTCCGGCGGCTCCGCCGGCTACGACCACAAGGGCATGGGCATCACTGCACGTGGCGGCTGGGTTTCGGTGCAACGCCACTTCCGCGAGCGCGGCATCGATGTGCAGAAGGACAATGTCACCGTCATCGGCATCGGTGACATGGCCGGCGACGTGTTCGGCAACGGCCTGCTGATGTCGGACAAGCTGCAGATGGTCGCGGCCTTCAACCACATGCACATCTTCCTCGACCCGAATCCGGACCCGGCGGCGAGCTTCGCCGAGCGCCAGCGCATGTTCAACCTGCCGCGCTCCAGCTGGGCCGACTATGACGCCTCGCTGATCTCCGCCGGCGGTGGCATCTTCTTGCGCAGCGCCAAGAGCATCACCCTGACGCCGGAAGTGCGTGCGCGCTTCGACATCGACGCCGAGCGCCTGACGCCCACCGAACTGATCAACGCGCTACTCAAGGCGCCGGTCGACCTGCTGTGGAACGGCGGCATCGGCACCTACGTGAAGTCGAGCAAGGAAACCCACGCCGACGTTGGCGACAAGGCCAACGACGGCCTGCGCGTGGATGGCCGCGAGCTGCGGGTGAAGGTGGTGGGTGAGGGTGGCAACCTCGGCATGACCCAGCTGGCGCGGGTCGAGTTCGGCCTGAACGGCGGCGCATGCAACACCGACTTCATCGACAACGCCGGTGGTGTGGACTGCTCCGACCACGAGGTGAACATCAAGATCCTGCTCAACGAGGTGGTGACCGCCGGTGACATGACCAGCAAGCAGCGCAACAAGCTGCTGGCGGAAATGACCGAGCAGGTCTCCGGCCTGGTGCTGGGCAACAACTACAAGCAGACCCAGGCGCTGTCCCTGGCCGAACGCCGTGCCCGCGAGCGCATCGCCGAGTACCGTCGGCTGATGACCGACCTGGAAGGTCGCGGCAAGCTGGATCGCGCACTCGAGTTCCTGCCCACCGACGACGCGCTGGCCGAGCGTATCGCCGCCGGGCAAGGACTGACTCGCGCCGAGCTGTCCGTGCTGATCTCCTACAGCAAGATCGATCTGAAGGAACAGCTGCTGGGCTCGCTGGTGCCGGACGACGACTACCTGACCCGCGACATGGAGACGGCCTTCCCGCAGACCCTGGTCGATACCTTCGGCCCGGCCATGCGCAAGCACCGTCTGAAGCGCGAGATCGTCAGCACGCAGATCGCCAACGACCTGATCAACCACATGGGCATCACCTTCGTGCAGCGCCTGAAGGAGTCCACCGGCATGACGCCGGCGAACGTGGCGGGTGCGTATGTGATCGTGCGCGATGTCTTCCACCTGCCGCACTGGTTCCGCCAGATCGAGGCGCTGGACTACCAGGTGCCGGCGGAAGTGCAGCTGACCCTGATGGACGAGCTGATGCGCCTGGGCCGCCGCGCCACCCGCTGGTTCCTGCGCAGCCGCCGCAACGAGCAGGACGCGGCGCGCGACGTGGCGCACTTCGGTCCGCGTATCGCCGCCCTCGGCCTGAAGCTCAACGAACTGCTCGAGGGCCCGACCCGCGAGCTGTGGCAGGCGCGCTACCAGGGCTACGTCGATGCCGGCGTGCCGGAACTGCTGGCACGCATGGTTGCCGGTACCAGCCACCTTTACACCCTGCTGCCGATCATCGAGGCGGCGGACGTCACCGGCCGCGATCCGGCCGACGTGGCGCGCGCCTACTTCGCCCTGGGTAGCGAACTGGAACTGACCTGGTACCTGCAGCAGATCAGCTCCCTGCCGGTGGAGAACAACTGGCAGGCGCTGGCTCGCGAAGCCTTCCGCGACGACCTGGACTGGCAGCAGCGGGCGATCACCGTGTCGGTACTGCAGATGAACGACGGACCGGCGGAAATCGACCAGCGTGTGGTCCTCTGGCTGGCCCAGCACGCCCCCATGGTTGAGCGCTGGCGCGCCATGCTCGTCGACCTGCGGGCGTCCAGCGGTACCGACTATGCGATGTACGCCGTTGCCAATCGGGAGCTGCTCGATCTCGCGCAAAGCAACCAGCATGGCGCGTGCATTCCTTGA
- a CDS encoding DUF1353 domain-containing protein, whose protein sequence is MQRRPPLHRPLLRHLDNLLVTLLGITLVALAWLFLPIAIRPLLLGAVPVYLGVLLPRCIGRRERLRRVAAARQRSIEEWGFCSRDRSGPWINYIDFPLVREDAAFQGRFFYSEWLVVHDGRIIINPGPARVDLEASTVSYDLCCQRTYAWDGCSPKVPFYWVATLGTPDWWDHLEPVQYLHHGQQTQRLMFWPVAHHASLVHDALYQFLNVAPVTKAEADELFHRMLLEAGMPRLVAWVYRFAVIHGGARDMRRVRNPNSALRCLTPLPGDPGSQAAQPQVRTSALHAELPMQ, encoded by the coding sequence ATGCAACGCCGCCCTCCCCTGCACCGCCCATTGCTCCGACACTTGGACAATCTGCTGGTCACCCTGCTCGGCATCACGCTGGTCGCCCTGGCCTGGCTGTTCCTGCCGATCGCGATCCGTCCGCTGTTGCTGGGCGCTGTGCCGGTCTACCTCGGTGTACTGCTGCCGCGCTGCATCGGTCGTCGCGAACGCTTGCGCCGGGTCGCCGCAGCCCGCCAGCGCTCGATCGAGGAGTGGGGATTCTGCAGCCGCGACCGCAGCGGGCCATGGATCAACTACATCGATTTTCCGTTGGTGCGCGAGGACGCCGCCTTCCAGGGCCGCTTCTTCTATAGCGAGTGGCTGGTGGTGCACGACGGTCGCATCATCATCAACCCCGGCCCGGCCAGGGTGGACCTGGAAGCCAGCACCGTAAGCTACGACCTCTGCTGCCAGCGCACCTATGCCTGGGACGGCTGTTCGCCCAAGGTGCCCTTCTACTGGGTCGCCACCCTCGGCACGCCCGACTGGTGGGACCACCTGGAACCGGTGCAGTACCTGCATCACGGCCAGCAGACGCAACGCCTGATGTTCTGGCCGGTGGCCCACCACGCGAGCCTGGTGCACGACGCGCTGTACCAGTTCCTGAATGTCGCCCCGGTGACCAAGGCCGAGGCGGATGAACTGTTTCACCGAATGTTGCTGGAAGCCGGTATGCCGCGGCTGGTCGCATGGGTCTATCGTTTCGCCGTCATCCACGGCGGAGCCCGCGACATGCGCCGGGTCCGCAACCCCAACAGCGCGCTGCGCTGCCTGACGCCCCTGCCCGGCGACCCGGGGTCGCAGGCCGCGCAGCCCCAGGTGAGAACCTCGGCGCTCCACGCGGAACTGCCGATGCAGTAA
- a CDS encoding MoxR family ATPase, producing MEHRESLLALRQYLSSQILGQEKLIERLLIALIADGHLLVEGAPGLAKTKAIKDLAEGLEAEFHRIQFTPDLLPADITGTEIYRPENGTFVFQQGPIFHHLVLADEINRAPAKVQSALLEAMAERQVSVGRTTYDLPPLFLVMATQNPIEQEGTYPLPEAQLDRFLMHVKIGYPEASVERRILQQARGEALHGETKPERQVTQESIFAARQEILGLYMADAVEEYLVQLIMATRNPAKYDTELAEWLSYGASPRGSIALDRCARAHAWLAGRDFVSPEDIQAMLFDVLRHRLILSFEAEAAGIDQDRVVQRILDVVAVA from the coding sequence ATGGAACATCGTGAGTCGCTGCTTGCGCTGCGCCAGTACCTCTCCAGCCAGATCCTCGGCCAGGAAAAGCTCATCGAGCGTCTGCTCATTGCCCTGATCGCCGACGGCCACCTGCTGGTGGAAGGCGCGCCGGGCCTGGCCAAGACCAAGGCGATCAAGGACCTGGCCGAAGGCCTGGAAGCCGAGTTCCACCGCATCCAGTTCACCCCCGACCTGCTCCCGGCGGACATCACCGGCACCGAGATCTACCGCCCGGAGAACGGCACCTTCGTGTTCCAGCAGGGGCCGATCTTCCACCACCTGGTGCTGGCCGACGAAATCAACCGTGCCCCGGCCAAGGTGCAATCGGCTCTGCTCGAAGCCATGGCCGAGCGCCAGGTCAGCGTGGGTCGCACCACCTACGACCTACCGCCGCTGTTCCTGGTGATGGCGACGCAGAACCCCATCGAGCAGGAAGGCACCTACCCGCTGCCCGAGGCCCAGCTCGACCGCTTCCTGATGCACGTGAAGATCGGCTACCCCGAGGCCTCCGTGGAGCGTCGCATCCTCCAGCAGGCTCGCGGCGAAGCGCTGCACGGCGAGACCAAACCCGAGCGCCAGGTGACCCAGGAGTCGATCTTCGCCGCCCGCCAGGAAATCCTCGGCCTGTACATGGCCGACGCGGTGGAGGAGTACCTGGTGCAACTGATCATGGCCACCCGCAACCCGGCCAAGTACGACACAGAGCTGGCCGAATGGCTGTCCTACGGTGCGAGCCCGCGTGGCTCCATCGCCCTCGACCGTTGCGCGCGCGCCCACGCCTGGCTGGCCGGCCGCGACTTCGTCAGCCCAGAAGACATCCAGGCGATGTTGTTCGATGTGCTGCGCCACCGCCTGATCCTGTCGTTCGAGGCCGAAGCCGCCGGGATCGACCAGGACCGCGTGGTCCAGCGCATCCTCGACGTGGTCGCCGTCGCCTGA
- a CDS encoding DUF58 domain-containing protein: MHNVLAPGVAVSLGELIEIRHRLREVQLFSTPSRRSPLIGLHHSRLRGRGVDFDQVRVYQAGDDVRTIDWRVTARTQEPHTKLFHEERERPVFVLVEQSTRLFFGSGLCLKSVLAARAAAFIGWSALAHNDRIGGLVFTDSECHEIKPRRSKQSLLQLLNLVVRANHGLLTSAGVSQSGDGFSMALRRAREVLRPGSLILVVCDERALGDLAEQQLALLARHTDLVLLPVSDPLDHALPAAGLLRFAEGQAQLELDTHIDEQRLAYRALGQARRERWTRLAQRLGVPLLPLSTQEELVEQLRNLLEQHQPGYAP; encoded by the coding sequence ATGCACAACGTCCTGGCGCCCGGCGTGGCCGTCTCGCTCGGCGAGCTGATCGAGATTCGTCACCGCCTGCGCGAAGTCCAGCTGTTCTCCACGCCGTCGCGGCGCAGCCCGTTGATCGGCCTGCACCATTCGCGCCTGCGCGGACGCGGCGTGGACTTCGACCAGGTACGCGTCTACCAGGCCGGCGACGACGTACGCACCATCGACTGGCGCGTCACCGCGCGCACCCAGGAACCGCACACCAAGCTGTTCCATGAAGAGCGCGAGCGCCCGGTGTTCGTCCTCGTCGAACAGAGCACGCGGCTGTTCTTCGGCTCCGGCCTGTGCCTCAAGTCGGTGCTCGCCGCCCGCGCCGCCGCGTTCATCGGCTGGTCCGCGCTGGCCCACAACGACCGCATCGGCGGGCTGGTCTTCACCGACAGCGAATGCCACGAGATCAAGCCACGGCGCAGCAAGCAGAGCCTGCTGCAGCTGCTCAACCTGGTCGTGCGCGCCAACCACGGACTGCTCACCAGCGCAGGCGTCAGCCAAAGCGGCGACGGTTTCAGCATGGCCCTGCGCCGCGCCCGCGAAGTCCTGCGCCCCGGCAGCCTGATCCTGGTGGTGTGCGACGAGCGCGCACTGGGCGACCTGGCCGAGCAGCAACTGGCACTGCTGGCGCGTCATACCGACCTGGTGCTGCTGCCCGTGTCCGACCCGCTCGATCACGCGCTGCCGGCAGCCGGGCTGCTCCGTTTCGCGGAAGGACAGGCGCAGCTGGAACTGGACACCCACATCGACGAACAGCGCCTGGCCTATCGTGCCCTGGGGCAGGCCCGTCGCGAGCGCTGGACGCGACTGGCCCAACGCCTGGGAGTGCCACTGCTGCCGCTGTCCACCCAGGAAGAACTGGTCGAGCAGTTGCGCAACCTGCTGGAGCAACATCAGCCGGGGTACGCGCCATGA
- a CDS encoding DUF4381 domain-containing protein yields MNPIDQLEPLIAPAPIAWWPPAPGWWVVAALIPIALWLLWLTRKHWQPRRKPKEVAEAPLDPLRQAALEELARLPRPYDRAPAGPWLQAINGLLKRVSRARWPDSHSHTLSGRAWLAFLDNRCPAAGLTRWMILVEGGYRSECQLDDKAINGLTAAVEIWVRKHV; encoded by the coding sequence ATGAACCCGATTGACCAGCTGGAGCCGCTGATCGCCCCCGCGCCGATCGCCTGGTGGCCGCCCGCCCCCGGCTGGTGGGTGGTGGCCGCATTGATTCCGATAGCACTGTGGCTGCTCTGGCTGACACGCAAGCACTGGCAGCCACGACGCAAGCCGAAGGAGGTCGCCGAGGCCCCGCTCGATCCCTTGCGCCAGGCGGCGCTGGAAGAGCTCGCCCGGCTCCCGCGCCCTTACGACCGCGCCCCCGCCGGCCCCTGGCTGCAGGCCATCAACGGCTTGCTCAAGCGCGTCTCGCGTGCACGCTGGCCCGACAGCCACAGCCATACGCTGAGCGGCCGCGCCTGGCTGGCCTTCCTCGACAACCGCTGCCCCGCCGCCGGCCTGACCCGCTGGATGATCCTGGTGGAGGGCGGCTACCGCTCCGAATGCCAGCTCGACGACAAGGCCATCAACGGCCTCACCGCCGCCGTGGAAATCTGGGTGCGCAAGCATGTTTGA
- a CDS encoding VWA domain-containing protein: MFEFAWPWVFLLAPLPWVMRLILPPADSGEAALKVSFLQELEGLAGRRARARLPAWRQQAPFALLWLCLLMAAARPQWVGEPLPIPSTGRDLLLAVDVSGSMDTPDMHWEDGEISRIEAVKKLFGDFIEARRGDRVGLILFGTRAYLQAPLTFDRSTVRIWLDEAMIGIAGKDTALGDAIGLAVKRLRQRPAQSRVLVMITDGANTAGEIDPQTAARLAAQEQVKVYTIGIGADPQQGGVKGLFGLNPGQDLDEPALKSIAQITGGEYFRARNGEELKRISDSLDALEPVEQKPTQARPALALYCWPLLLALLISVTLVVRELWPPEDWRWPARPAWLARLRRERQP, encoded by the coding sequence ATGTTTGAGTTCGCCTGGCCCTGGGTCTTCCTGCTCGCGCCCCTGCCCTGGGTGATGCGCCTGATCCTGCCGCCGGCAGACAGTGGCGAGGCCGCGCTCAAGGTCAGCTTCCTCCAGGAACTCGAAGGCCTCGCCGGCCGCCGCGCCCGCGCCCGTCTGCCGGCCTGGCGCCAACAGGCGCCCTTCGCCCTGCTCTGGCTCTGCCTCTTGATGGCGGCGGCACGCCCGCAGTGGGTCGGCGAGCCGCTGCCGATTCCCTCCACCGGCCGCGACCTGCTGCTCGCCGTGGATGTCTCAGGCTCCATGGACACCCCTGACATGCACTGGGAAGACGGCGAGATCAGCCGCATCGAGGCGGTGAAGAAGCTCTTTGGCGACTTCATCGAAGCCCGTCGCGGCGATCGCGTCGGCCTGATCCTCTTCGGCACCCGCGCCTACCTCCAGGCTCCGCTGACCTTCGACCGCAGCACCGTACGCATCTGGCTCGACGAAGCAATGATCGGCATCGCCGGCAAGGACACCGCGCTGGGCGACGCCATTGGCCTTGCGGTCAAGCGCCTGCGCCAGCGTCCGGCACAGAGCCGCGTGCTGGTCATGATCACCGACGGCGCCAACACCGCCGGCGAGATCGATCCGCAGACCGCCGCCCGTCTCGCTGCCCAGGAGCAGGTGAAGGTCTACACCATCGGCATCGGCGCCGATCCCCAGCAGGGCGGCGTGAAAGGCCTGTTCGGCCTGAATCCGGGCCAGGACCTGGACGAGCCGGCGCTCAAGTCCATCGCCCAGATCACCGGCGGCGAGTACTTCCGCGCCCGCAACGGCGAGGAGCTGAAACGCATCTCCGACAGCCTCGATGCCCTGGAGCCGGTGGAGCAGAAACCCACCCAGGCACGCCCCGCCCTCGCCCTTTACTGCTGGCCGCTGCTGCTGGCGCTGCTGATCAGCGTGACGCTGGTGGTCCGTGAGCTCTGGCCGCCGGAGGACTGGCGCTGGCCGGCACGCCCGGCCTGGCTGGCGCGACTGCGCCGGGAGCGACAGCCATGA
- a CDS encoding VWA domain-containing protein gives MSALWPHLLRPWSLLLLPLLGWLLWKLWHRQRRAGRWQLLLPAAFHPWMLSGGSGRYERRPWIFLGLAWLLAVLALLGPSWQYLEQPAMERSDPLVVVLELTPEMLATDLPPSRLEQARRKVLDLLQARSDAQTAIVVYAGSAHTLVPLSNDLDTARNLLDVLKPSIMPAPGRRADLAVELARQLLNHGATGNGHILLITGALDAQERQGIRKALKGKGKDLLLLATGTAGGAPIAQEDGTFLKDEQGNILVPRLDENSLRQFTTDLDGHFQRLRQGNGDLSALGLLNNTQGLQISEEDALLRLQRWADQGYWLLLPLLLLAACAGRRGWLFSLPLLLPLLWSPPQTANAFEFADLWLRPDQQGVRLLDAQRPAEAAERFEDFRWRGQALYEAGDYVDAAHAFAQGDSAADHYNRGNALARQNELEAAIDAYDQALERDPELAVAQRNKALLEDLLRQRQKASSDEISQSSPQQNPSHGETSEAQQAQHKDSKPRQEQSEEQDSHPTPSTQTPEQRDADKPAASQSNAQQLAQGEESETNPTPTGPLSDERRQALEQWLRQIPDDPSELLRRKFWYQQQQQRQEPTQ, from the coding sequence ATGAGCGCGCTCTGGCCCCACCTGCTGCGCCCCTGGTCGCTGCTCCTGCTGCCGCTGCTCGGCTGGCTGCTGTGGAAGCTCTGGCACCGCCAGCGCCGCGCCGGTCGCTGGCAATTGCTGCTGCCGGCCGCCTTCCACCCCTGGATGCTCTCCGGCGGCAGCGGTCGATACGAACGGCGCCCCTGGATATTCCTCGGCCTGGCCTGGCTGCTGGCCGTGCTCGCGCTGCTCGGCCCGAGCTGGCAGTACCTGGAACAGCCGGCGATGGAGCGCAGCGACCCACTGGTCGTGGTCCTCGAACTGACGCCCGAAATGCTCGCCACCGACCTGCCGCCCAGCCGCCTGGAACAGGCCCGGCGCAAGGTGCTCGACCTGCTGCAGGCACGCAGCGATGCGCAGACCGCCATCGTTGTCTACGCCGGCAGTGCGCACACCCTTGTCCCCCTGTCCAACGACCTGGACACCGCGCGCAACCTGCTGGACGTGCTCAAACCCTCGATCATGCCGGCGCCGGGCCGGCGCGCCGACCTCGCCGTCGAACTGGCGCGCCAGCTGCTGAACCACGGTGCCACGGGCAACGGCCACATCCTGTTGATCACCGGCGCCCTGGATGCCCAGGAACGCCAGGGCATACGCAAGGCGCTCAAAGGCAAGGGCAAGGACCTGCTGCTGCTCGCCACCGGCACCGCCGGCGGTGCGCCGATCGCCCAGGAGGACGGCACCTTCCTCAAGGATGAACAGGGCAACATCCTGGTGCCCCGGCTGGATGAAAACTCCCTGCGCCAGTTCACCACCGACCTCGACGGGCACTTCCAGCGCCTTCGCCAGGGCAACGGCGACCTGAGCGCCCTGGGCCTGTTGAACAACACCCAGGGCTTGCAGATCAGCGAGGAGGACGCCCTCCTGCGCCTGCAGCGCTGGGCCGATCAGGGCTACTGGCTGCTGCTGCCACTGCTGCTGCTCGCCGCCTGCGCCGGCCGCCGGGGCTGGCTGTTCAGCCTGCCATTGCTGCTGCCACTGCTGTGGTCGCCGCCGCAGACGGCCAACGCCTTCGAGTTCGCCGACCTCTGGCTGCGCCCCGACCAGCAGGGCGTGCGACTACTCGACGCCCAGCGGCCGGCCGAAGCCGCCGAGCGCTTCGAGGACTTCCGCTGGCGCGGCCAGGCACTCTACGAAGCAGGCGACTACGTCGACGCCGCGCATGCCTTCGCACAGGGCGACAGCGCCGCCGACCATTACAACCGAGGCAACGCCCTGGCCCGGCAGAACGAGCTGGAAGCTGCGATCGACGCCTACGACCAGGCCCTGGAACGCGATCCGGAACTGGCCGTAGCGCAACGCAACAAGGCACTGCTGGAAGACCTGCTGCGTCAGCGGCAGAAAGCCTCCAGCGACGAAATAAGCCAATCCTCGCCGCAGCAGAATCCGTCCCACGGTGAGACCAGCGAGGCACAACAGGCGCAGCACAAAGACTCCAAACCCAGGCAAGAGCAGTCCGAGGAACAGGACTCGCACCCCACTCCATCGACCCAGACGCCGGAACAACGCGACGCCGACAAGCCGGCCGCCAGCCAGAGCAATGCGCAACAACTGGCGCAGGGCGAGGAAAGCGAAACCAACCCGACGCCGACCGGTCCACTGAGTGACGAGCGCCGCCAGGCCCTGGAACAATGGTTGCGCCAGATTCCCGACGATCCATCCGAACTGCTGCGACGCAAGTTCTGGTATCAGCAACAGCAGCAGCGCCAGGAACCCACGCAATGA